Proteins co-encoded in one Candidatus Atribacteria bacterium genomic window:
- a CDS encoding hydantoinase B/oxoprolinase family protein, translating to MTMEKNRNIDPITFVLIKNSISSIIDQMALAMNRTSYSPLVRDLFDFATGLCNAEGDIIGEGLVNPVHTGVFPSFIKDLKKVWKDQIYPGDVFMCNDPYEGASHIPDVYTVRPVFCDGELAAFSGAIAHQLDFGGKTPGSNACDNIEIFQEGLRIPPTKYYDRGERNHTLYRLIEKNVRIPHKVLGDLESQVTATAMGEKAFIALVKKYGDWPIVKSYLDELLDYSERLTRAAIRELPDGEYEFEDYMDNDGFTSNPVRIYLKITIKDNQITFDFTGSSPQVKGSINLPFSSTVAIVNTSLRLFLDPSVPSNSGVWRPVTLIVPPSTITHASFPAGVAGRGATLGRLWDVCTGCLGKIAPDKVPACTSNVDFGICLGGNNRDGEPFVFTDFLAGSWGGRPFADGIDGHPPLWLNYSNIPCEVIEKEYPLRIEQYAYLPDTGGAGKFRGGLGIIKEYCLENDVVVQWRHDRALFPPWGSNGGKAGALAKGYHITDGRKRILKKESFSCKKGDKLQAILPGAGGWGDPYKRDLEKVLRDVRDRKISLEMAKKSYGVVINKKTLEVEIEATEKLQAKSGIK from the coding sequence ATGACAATGGAAAAGAATAGAAATATAGATCCAATAACTTTTGTGCTGATTAAAAATTCCATAAGCTCTATTATTGATCAGATGGCCTTGGCCATGAATCGTACTTCTTACTCACCATTAGTAAGGGATCTTTTTGACTTTGCCACAGGGCTTTGCAATGCTGAAGGCGATATCATAGGGGAAGGATTGGTCAATCCTGTTCATACTGGGGTGTTTCCCAGTTTCATTAAGGATTTAAAAAAAGTATGGAAAGACCAGATCTATCCAGGTGACGTTTTTATGTGTAATGATCCATATGAAGGAGCTTCTCATATCCCCGATGTGTATACAGTAAGACCTGTGTTTTGTGACGGAGAATTGGCAGCATTCAGTGGAGCCATTGCCCACCAGCTCGACTTTGGGGGAAAGACACCCGGAAGCAACGCTTGTGATAACATAGAAATCTTCCAAGAGGGCTTACGCATCCCTCCCACTAAATATTATGATCGAGGAGAAAGGAACCATACACTCTACCGGCTTATTGAAAAGAATGTGCGGATTCCGCATAAGGTTCTTGGTGATCTAGAGTCCCAAGTGACAGCCACCGCCATGGGGGAAAAGGCTTTCATTGCCTTGGTGAAAAAATATGGGGATTGGCCGATAGTAAAGTCCTACCTCGATGAACTTTTAGACTATAGTGAGCGCCTCACCCGTGCGGCTATTCGAGAATTACCTGATGGGGAATATGAATTTGAAGACTATATGGACAATGATGGTTTCACTTCTAATCCAGTCAGAATTTATCTCAAAATAACTATCAAAGATAACCAGATCACCTTTGACTTTACGGGGAGTTCACCCCAGGTGAAAGGCTCTATAAACCTCCCTTTTTCATCCACTGTAGCCATAGTAAACACATCGCTCCGTTTATTCTTAGATCCTTCTGTTCCTTCTAATAGTGGGGTTTGGCGCCCAGTTACCCTTATAGTCCCGCCAAGTACGATTACCCATGCAAGCTTTCCCGCTGGAGTTGCTGGTAGAGGAGCTACATTGGGGCGTCTCTGGGATGTTTGTACAGGGTGTTTGGGTAAGATAGCCCCAGATAAGGTACCAGCCTGTACATCGAATGTAGATTTTGGAATTTGTTTGGGAGGGAATAATCGTGATGGGGAACCCTTTGTATTTACCGATTTCCTTGCTGGCTCTTGGGGGGGACGACCTTTTGCTGACGGAATTGATGGTCATCCTCCTTTATGGCTCAACTATTCTAACATTCCCTGTGAGGTGATAGAAAAAGAATACCCTCTAAGAATTGAACAATATGCTTATTTACCTGATACGGGAGGAGCGGGAAAATTTCGGGGTGGATTAGGAATAATTAAAGAGTATTGTTTAGAGAATGATGTAGTAGTTCAGTGGCGTCACGATCGCGCTCTCTTCCCTCCATGGGGATCAAATGGAGGAAAAGCTGGCGCTTTAGCCAAAGGCTACCATATTACAGACGGGCGAAAGCGGATTTTAAAAAAGGAGTCTTTTTCCTGCAAAAAAGGTGATAAGCTTCAAGCTATATTACCGGGCGCTGGGGGTTGGGGCGACCCATATAAACGAGATCTAGAAAAAGTTCTACGGGATGTACGGGATAGAAAAATTAGTTTAGAAATGGCAAAAAAAAGCTATGGAGTAGTAATTAATAAAAAAACTCTAGAGGTCGAGATAGAAGCTACTGAAAAATTGCAGGCTAAATCTGGAATAAAGTAA
- a CDS encoding TRAP transporter substrate-binding protein, translating into MKKRLFFLIITVMMVCTTAVVCSTATELPTLNWVLQTVETSLTDPRVEECVKFADRVAQRTDGKFKIRVVLAKELGIDRGEFPQAVGSGTIEMAWLNTSVTGGISSLSYTGLFNLPYLTVDQDTCLTAAEAINDMVFEDMKALGYQPLPPNSFFVFTPQDLLSKNPIPNLADLNDIKVRVWRDLDAKLIQSLGGSPVYMPVTEVYIAMQRGVVDAVNTGPNGMVMASLWEVGKYYYAVGLEPSGSWIVANNKKWNDLPPEYKKIIEEENVAMIKAMYDKYLTSTREQQDILVKNGVIINQPSQEEIKAWRDAGKPIWDEWAQQDPRNRKALDAAIKALGF; encoded by the coding sequence ATGAAAAAAAGATTATTTTTTTTGATCATCACAGTAATGATGGTGTGCACTACAGCGGTAGTTTGTTCTACTGCTACGGAACTACCAACTCTTAACTGGGTATTGCAAACCGTGGAGACTAGTCTTACAGATCCACGCGTTGAAGAATGCGTTAAATTTGCTGACAGAGTTGCTCAGCGAACCGACGGTAAATTTAAGATTAGGGTGGTTTTAGCTAAAGAACTTGGAATTGACCGAGGTGAGTTTCCCCAAGCTGTGGGTAGTGGTACCATTGAAATGGCCTGGCTAAATACCTCCGTTACTGGAGGAATATCTTCATTGTCGTATACAGGTCTATTCAACTTACCCTACCTTACTGTTGACCAAGATACTTGCTTAACGGCAGCGGAAGCAATAAATGATATGGTTTTTGAAGACATGAAGGCGCTGGGTTATCAACCGCTTCCTCCGAATAGCTTCTTTGTCTTCACCCCCCAGGACCTATTAAGCAAGAATCCTATACCGAACTTGGCTGATTTAAATGATATCAAGGTAAGGGTATGGCGAGATCTGGATGCTAAACTCATCCAGAGTTTAGGCGGCTCACCTGTTTATATGCCGGTTACTGAGGTATATATTGCCATGCAAAGAGGAGTGGTAGATGCTGTGAATACTGGGCCAAATGGAATGGTAATGGCATCGTTATGGGAAGTTGGTAAGTATTATTACGCGGTTGGACTTGAGCCCTCAGGCAGTTGGATTGTTGCCAATAATAAAAAATGGAACGATTTGCCCCCCGAATATAAGAAAATAATAGAGGAAGAGAATGTCGCTATGATTAAGGCTATGTATGATAAATATCTAACTTCTACAAGAGAGCAGCAGGATATACTGGTAAAGAATGGTGTTATAATAAATCAGCCTAGCCAGGAAGAAATCAAAGCCTGGAGAGACGCAGGAAAGCCGATTTGGGATGAGTGGGCTCAACAAGATCCTAGGAACCGAAAAGCTCTAGACGCTGCTATTAAAGCTCTTGGCTTTTAA
- a CDS encoding TRAP transporter small permease: MRNYFDALSNFLSRVSAVAGQAIIAIMVLLITVDVLSRNIILKSILIATEVSGYALVALAFLGLAYTERTGSNIKISILTKRFSPSVQKKLQLVVSIVSTIFMAWLTWITLGPVIDNFNNKVTSITILHVPMWILYISIPIGYAMLTVLMTNEVVNGGYKSLETDDSV, encoded by the coding sequence ATGAGGAATTATTTTGATGCGCTTAGCAACTTTCTTTCTCGTGTATCAGCTGTAGCGGGGCAAGCTATCATAGCTATCATGGTATTACTTATCACGGTAGATGTGCTCAGTCGAAATATAATATTGAAATCAATTTTGATCGCCACTGAAGTCTCAGGATATGCACTTGTTGCCCTTGCTTTTCTGGGGTTAGCATACACAGAGAGAACTGGAAGTAATATTAAAATTAGTATATTGACTAAAAGATTTTCACCAAGTGTACAAAAGAAGCTTCAGTTAGTTGTTTCAATTGTAAGTACGATTTTTATGGCTTGGCTTACTTGGATTACATTGGGTCCGGTTATAGATAATTTCAATAATAAAGTGACTTCTATAACGATTCTTCATGTTCCTATGTGGATACTTTATATTAGTATTCCAATAGGATACGCTATGCTTACAGTATTAATGACAAATGAAGTTGTAAATGGTGGATATAAATCTTTAGAAACAGACGACAGCGTGTAA
- a CDS encoding TRAP transporter large permease subunit, producing MEPLALAGISFLVLFILLFLGVKVGISLAMTGCLGFFLYQGNPGLVPLIPYRTLDSFVLTCVPLFILMGEILVLSGATEGLYKACSKLVTRIPGGLLHTNIITCAIFAAISGSSPGTAATIGSVAIPSLKERHYDIKIILGSIVAGGTLGILIPPSINMIVYGMLAEVSVGRLFAAGIIPGISLGGLFMLYILYSAIRNKKIAPRDSRSSQKEIVFSLKDFMGLLPSIALIFLVLGGIFAGIMTPTEAAAIGCTFSLFIVLALRKFSWSLLGRALAKTLQTTCMILFIVVGSSILASFFSRTGIPTAVAELVINSGVSKLAVILSICIVYVFLGCFIDPTSIIVMTASTVLPIVKELGFDMVWFGVIYVLTAEIGMITPPMGLNLFVVQGISKENIVKVIQGSIPFLFLMIIFLGICIWFPSLILWLPNRLFGIGS from the coding sequence ATGGAGCCACTAGCGCTCGCAGGTATTTCTTTTTTAGTATTATTTATTTTGTTGTTTTTAGGTGTAAAAGTTGGCATATCGCTAGCTATGACTGGATGTTTGGGTTTCTTTCTGTACCAAGGTAATCCTGGTCTTGTACCGCTTATTCCTTACAGAACCTTAGATAGTTTTGTCTTAACTTGTGTTCCACTTTTTATCTTAATGGGTGAGATTCTAGTGCTAAGCGGTGCTACAGAAGGGCTTTATAAAGCCTGTTCAAAATTAGTAACCAGGATTCCCGGAGGTTTACTCCACACCAATATTATAACTTGCGCCATATTTGCTGCTATATCGGGCTCAAGTCCGGGTACTGCCGCTACTATCGGTTCAGTGGCAATCCCATCATTAAAAGAACGTCATTATGATATTAAAATAATACTTGGTTCGATAGTCGCTGGCGGTACTCTGGGGATTCTCATACCTCCAAGTATAAACATGATTGTGTATGGCATGCTAGCCGAGGTATCGGTTGGGCGACTTTTTGCTGCCGGGATTATTCCTGGCATTTCACTTGGAGGATTATTTATGCTTTATATTTTATATTCTGCAATCAGGAATAAAAAAATAGCACCAAGGGACTCCCGCTCTTCACAAAAAGAAATAGTTTTTAGCCTTAAGGATTTTATGGGATTATTACCATCAATTGCCTTGATTTTTCTTGTACTGGGTGGAATTTTTGCGGGAATCATGACTCCAACAGAAGCAGCTGCAATAGGATGCACTTTTTCGTTGTTTATAGTTTTAGCGTTACGGAAATTCAGTTGGTCACTTTTGGGAAGAGCTCTTGCAAAAACGCTACAGACTACTTGCATGATATTATTTATTGTCGTTGGATCGAGTATTTTAGCAAGTTTCTTTTCCAGGACTGGGATACCCACAGCTGTAGCTGAGCTAGTTATTAACTCAGGAGTTTCAAAATTGGCCGTGATTTTAAGCATATGTATTGTCTATGTGTTTTTGGGCTGTTTTATAGATCCTACATCGATCATTGTAATGACTGCATCTACTGTGCTACCAATAGTAAAAGAGCTGGGGTTTGACATGGTTTGGTTTGGAGTGATATATGTGTTAACAGCTGAAATTGGCATGATTACACCTCCAATGGGACTGAATCTTTTTGTCGTTCAAGGCATCTCGAAGGAAAATATAGTCAAAGTAATCCAAGGATCAATTCCATTTCTCTTTTTAATGATTATTTTTCTCGGGATATGTATATGGTTCCCTTCCCTCATTCTATGGCTTCCTAACCGTCTATTTGGCATAGGGAGCTAA